A region of the Parasteatoda tepidariorum isolate YZ-2023 chromosome 7, CAS_Ptep_4.0, whole genome shotgun sequence genome:
aataaatacatgaattAGGAGACTACATCTATGTATAAAGATGACTAAAAtggaaatcattttattttcattcgaGCTCGCATGTAAAGATAggttggtattttatttacgtcgcactagagctgcacagtggactattggcgacggtctgggaaacatccctgaagatgattcGAGGACATGGCATggcaatttcgatcctctggagaggggatggctcccctgctttggtagcccggtGACCTGCAAGCGATCttgagcactttatggtagagaagtttaacgaggaccgatacagctcaccctcggtccctacgcagactgatcaaagtggtcgcCCACCCGCTTATTGACCACAGTCAGTGaagcttgacttcggtgttctactgggaactgtttctttacgatcagtccccTGCTGGACCTCGCATGTAAAAAGTAGGATCAATTTCTTAATGAACTTTTATCACCCCGAAATATCTCCCTGTGagttttaaaagtgatttttagatttgattgaaacaaattatttactcTGTTTTAGTCCAACTGACGAACGTatttatcaagattttaatttaatttaatttcattacttttgctATTATATACTAAATGATATTTTGGGCAAAAGAGACTTGTTAGCTGTTTCCAAAAGTGTGACCAATTATTTACCATTATTCAGTAATCCCTAAACTATCCAATATAATCTTTACTTTGTAAGTATGATCTTACCTTTAAAATCCATATCCGTAACGACCATAGCCTCCATATCCTGCTCCGTAACTTCCATATCCCAGCCCATATCCACCATATCCAAGTCCGGATCCACCATAGCCGAGTCCATATCCACCGTAGCCAAGACCATACCCTCCATATCCGAGTCCGTGCCCTTGAGATTTAATGAAATACCGGGAACTTACGCCATGTCCACCATGTTTGCCGTAATGATGTATAACATCATTGCCATAAACGAAAGCGAAGCAAGCCAAAAAGAAAAgctgaaacattaaaatataattaattgaaattcaaaagattgaaaaatatgtctAATAAAGCTAAGAGTTAATGTATAACTAgcctgtaataaattttatccctataaaactttcaattattaataaaaacattgacgtatcagaaacaaaactttatggagtgttttaatatatttttttctaaaaatgttcgtttataatattgaattataattaaataactattaaaatttttcataaatgcttttaaaaaaatatactcccCGTTTTATGGAGTATAACTGctagttttatttctaagaaagtgatttaattaaaatctttgatacgattttcttttaacattgaTGACATTCAATCAGTTTTTTCAtccatataaataatttcttttataatattcgTTAACAAAATGGCAAACTTTCACTTCATATTagagtcataaaattttataatacgtccgaaaaacaaaagttttaaaatatttaaaatcgtatggaagttaagatttttttgaaaaactgttcAATAATAAATCTAGCTCAAGTGCCTTTTCAATGAATTTCTggtaattcttattat
Encoded here:
- the LOC107446689 gene encoding keratin-associated protein 19-2-like, which codes for MIKIALFFLACFAFVYGNDVIHHYGKHGGHGVSSRYFIKSQGHGLGYGGYGLGYGGYGLGYGGSGLGYGGYGLGYGSYGAGYGGYGRYGYGF